gttttaaaaattaGTTACCCATTGATAGACATACCATAGTCACCCATTTGACCTGTTTGAGATAAAATTTAACCCAATTTGACCCATTATAATTATAGGGATCGACATTCTCATCTGTATCATATGTCTCTTGGATATAGTAAATATACTTTTTAACTAGATACATGCTAGTAGCGTCTTTGGGCCGTCTATTAATTAATCTTTTTAAGTATCATTTTCTCCAAATTTGATGTAATGCTGTGCAATTCCAGGCAGCCGAAATACTTGAAAAGGATGGGATAAATGCAGAGGTTATAAATTTGCGGTCCATTCGACCACTAGATAGAGCCACAATCAATGCTTCAGTCAGAAAAACTAACCGTCTCGTCACTGTTGAGGAAGGGTTCCCTCAACATGGCATTGGTGCTGAAATCTGGTAACACCTACTTTCCAgttttttattttcaaataatTAGTTAGTGTGCTAAATTCAaaatagagtaaagtacacggatggtccctgggGTTTACCAatattttggatttggtccctggCTTCCCAAAAGTTACACGAATGGGCCCTGTGTTTGCGCTTtctaacgcatttagtcccccaCTTTTtctaaaagtacacggatggttcATTGGCTcatgtggtttgcattttgtaacaCATTTGGTTCCTAACTTGGACCTCCTAAAATCTTTAGATTTGATGGctagggactaaaagcgtaacagagtgcaaaccacaggaccatctgtgtactttcgAATAGCTAGGAACGAAATCCAAAATTTTagtaaaccatagggaccatttgtgtacttTTGAATAGCTAAGgactaaatttaaaattttagtaaaccatagggaccatccgtgtactcaACTTATtaaaatgagttaattactgttttcgtccctatggtttgtcaaaaatcactatttcagtccattagtttaaaaattgcgatttcagtccctgtggtttcactttcgtaaccatttcagtccacctcgtaaccattttagtccctgtactaacagaataaatggattgaaatggttacgaaagtggaaccacagggactgaaatcgtaatttttaaactagtggactgaaatagtgatttttgactaaccacagggacgaaaacagtaattaactctattaaaatatatcaatgattaccttttttttaacaaaaccaCCAAGGACCGGAGGTTTTGTTCATTAAATTACACTTTGGGCGACCCATTGACCCGTCTTCTTGTAAGTCTACTAATTTAAGGCcaaaattaagaaaaaaaggCATTAAATGAGATTCTTTGTTGCAGTGCTTCGGTCATTGAAGATAGCTTCGGTTATCTTGACGCACCAGTGGAGAGAGTTGCAGGTGCCGATGTTCCCACACCTTATGCCGCCAATCTTGAGAGAATGGCTTTTCCTCAGGTCAACTTTCTCTACAACTTCACAAGTTTCCGAATATTGGAACTCTGACTAACTATTTAGCGATTTTTTTGTAAATAATGTTTACAGATCGAGGATATTGTTCGCGCTGCGAAGAGAGCATGCTACAGGTCGGTACCTATGGCTGCAAGTGCTTGATCACGGGTATAAAGAAAGCTGACTTTTGATTTGGGATGTTTTAAGAGAGCGTCTTTCGATTTTTGAGGGGCATAAATGTCATAAGTTGGAAAAAGCtccgtttttttttaatttttgtattgtATTGTGTGAATTAACTTTATAGAATTTTCTCTTTACGTACGTACACATCAGCTCTTTTTATTCAATAAGGTTGAATGCAATGCAAGTGATAACATGTTTTGTTTTCATTTTGACATGCATTTACTTACAAAAGTGGCTTCAGTATTAAATTCCAAAATTGTGTGTAAGATTTTCTGTTCTAAAGGGGTATGGCTGGAGTCAATCTAACTGGTGTGCTTGAAATAATTTGGTTAGTTTGAGCGGTTTGAAAAGTTTTAACAATTTATAATTTGATTGTTAATAGTCTTAATGAATATGGAGATCAGAGGGATGAGGAGGAAGGTGAGATCAGAGAGGACGGAAACATCTTCGGAGTcggcggttggtggtggtgggCCGGAAGTTGCTGAGCCACCGGAAGTTGTTAAGTCCCCAGTAGTTGTTCAGTCGCCGGAAGTTGAAGAGGTTCTGGCTCACCAGCAGCCTCGGGCTTTGCATGGGGAAGGTAATACGTCGTCTCATTCAGCAGATGTAGGTGGCGTGCCGTTTGAGTTTCCCACGAAAGATAATCATGAGGCGGCTGCTACTGTGCACAATCCCTTGGATAAACCTGGTGGACCCCATTGTGAACCGAATTTGGAGGCCCCACAGCATACTGGGCCTTTCAATCAGGCTGGCCCAACCCCTGGGGTTGCATTAGGGAAACGTCCTAAAGGTTTTCGCAGCCCACCATCAGCTGGGTCTACACAAGGCCCACTGAATAGAACCTGCCTTGGTAACTCTCAACACGTGTCACAACAGTTTGACCTTAACTCCCCTGTACAACCTCATCACTCCTCAACATCTGCGTCCTCTGAGGTGCCAACAACTCCTCTCAGCGAACGACCAGAAGAAGAAAGAGGTAGGCCTCGCTTGGTAGGTCATGGCGTACCACAACAATCTTTCGTTAACGGGGAGCAAGTCGAGTTTAGTTCTGGTGGTGGAGTTTCGGCCGTGGATAAGGAAGTTTTGGCTACGACACAAGTCGGAGATGTTGTCGGGATTCATTTGGAAGGTTTTGAGCAAGATACTAGGGATCTAATTGTTGGCGAAGCCGTACACAATGTTATCCAATGAATTTTCTTTCGATCAATCTTAGGGGGGTCCGGAATTCCCGGAAGATGGACTGGATTAGAAGTCTGAAGACAAGTCAAGGTATTCATTTTCTGGCCATACAGGAAACGAAATTACAGGTATCGTCTGTTTACGCGTTCAATAATTTTTGGGGAAGGTCTGCATATGAAGTTGCTACTGGAACCCGACGACTTTTCCTGTGGGGATGTTGTTAAAGGTAGATACTTTTTATGTGTTTGCGGGTACCTAATTCCATCAGGTATGCGTATGAACCTGGTTAACATATATGCGCCGAATGACATGGGTTTGTGGATGAACCTCTGGGCGGAATTGGTACAATTAAGAAACTCGGTTCAGGGTCTTTGGGTTTTCATGGGGGACTTCAACGAAGTTCGGGGACCCGATGAACgagtgaattctaaattcaatgCGTTAAACGCCGAGGTCTTTAACGATTTTATTTTAGCTTGTGCTCTTCATGAATTTCATATGGGTGGCGCACAATTTACGTATATGTCGGACCACAGTGACAAGTTAAGTAAGTTAGACAGATTCTTGGTGTGCATTGGTATTATGGAAAGATGGCCGACGGCGGCCCTATTGGCTTTGGACAGGCGTTTTGACCACCGTCCCCTCATGCTCACGACGGTTCCAATAGATTTTGGTCATGTGCCATTCAGATTTTTTAACTCCTCGTTCGAGCTaccaggttttttttttttttattttgtcatTGACAGGTGTAGGTCCTTTCAGTGTGTGGGGCCTGCTGCCTTAAGGTTGGCGACATAATTAAGATGGCTGAAATACAGAATCAAGGATTGGCTGGCAGTGGAAAAAAGGACAGTGAAGACTCATACAATCTGAAGAAAAAACAGGTTATTGATATAGAAATTATAGTTGAGCATAGGTCGTTAACGCAATTGGAGCTCGATATGCGGCCGGCTGGAGTGTAAAAACTTTATTCTGGAATTTGATCGGAGAAAACAATTGGATGTAAGGCAAAAGTCGAGGTCGAAGTGGGCTTTGGAAGGGGACGAAAATACAGAATTTTTCCATAGCGTGGTGAAATCTAACATTAATGATCGCCAAACGGAAAAATACGCGGGGGCGTGGGGGAGGCTGTTCAAGTTATCAAGGCAGACGTCAAGACCGGGATGATGAGGACCAAGATGGAAGTCAAAGCCGAGATGGTCAAGATCATGGGTCAAAGCAGACGAGTCAAAGAAGAACCAATGATCGCCAAACGGGAAGGAAAGATAGATCACAGGTTCAGTGTTACCGTTGTGATAAATTTGGTCACTTCGCATCAGGATGTCCGGATCGTATGAAGAAACAAGATGAAGCTAACTTAATTAAATCCGATGATTTTGATCCATCATTATTCATGATGAGATGTGATCAAGAGACGGTTTTTCTAAATGAAGAATGGGTGATTCCAAAGCGTTTCGAGACTAAACCAATGGAGAAAGACACTTGGTATCTCAACAACGGAGCATCGAATCACATGACGGGTAATCGAGCTTATTTCTTTGAACTTAATGAGCGTGTTACGGGAAAGGTGAAGTTCGGAGATGGATCTTGTATCGACATACGGGGAAAGGGATCGGTATTACTTGAAGGGAAAACGGGGAAGAAGCGTCTGTTGACCGATGTTTACTGCATACCGAGTTTGCAAAGCAATATCATAAGTCTTGGTCAAGCAACGGAAGGTGGATGCGACATTCACATGAAACGTGATTTGCTAACCATTCATGATGATACAGGAAAGCTTATGATGAAGGTGACAAGGACCGAGAACCGTCTATACAAGATCAACCTCAAGGTAGCAAGTCCCGGTACACAAGATAACATGACTGGAATAAAGAATTTTGCGGGTAGGGATCTACAAAGAGGTGAATTGGAAGACGATACGGCAAGTACGAGTCAGAATCTTCTCAAAGATCCAAGTTTAATAAAGAAGCCCAAAATTCAAAGTCCAAAAAAAATGTTCATGAATTCAAAGAAAAGGTTAAGCAagggattcaaacccaaggaggTACATTTAATGATCCAAGAAAGTGAGTGTTTGCTCAAGATCGCGGCCGAGTCAATGGTGGTGCGAGTTCTTTTGACCAAAGGACGGGTCATGGAGAAAGGACTAGTCGAGTACAAGGTCGCAAGAATGTTCGAGCTAGGAAGGAGCCGAAAAACACAGTTAGAGATCAAGATGTGTTCTATGAGAATCAAGACAAAGAAGACATGTTAGAGCCTACTTATTTCGAGTTGAAAattaagggggtgattgttggcAGTAACTCCCGACTCATCACAAGTCAGTGATGTGAAAGGGTGACAAAGGAGTTCAAGTCACAAGTCAGTGAACTTGAAGGACCAAGTTTGACAAGTAGGTTAAATTGGTTAAGTTTCCTAAttaaattataattatatttggtaattgtcttggtcaccaagttaaAGTTATTTGGTAATGTCTTGGCAACCAAGTTAGGGTTAGTCTATATAAACCAAGCTAGGGTTAGGCATTATTAAGATAAGAGAGAAGAGAGACAAGACTAGAGAGAAACCAAGTTATGCTTTGAGAGTCTGTCTGTAATCAGTTTTGAgctatttttttattaataagatTGAGAGTTATTCGATCTAAATTCTTTTATTCATCTTTTCTATTCGGTTTGATTATCGACCGGGACTTGAATGGATGGATATCCATACCCGGATAGATGAAGCAACTATTGACGAGAAACTTCCATTCAAGCAGCAAGGAACTGCTGATTGTGGCAGTCCACACGCGGAAATATGTAAGTGATCGATTGAAGGAGCTTGGTGCAACGGTGCTTATGAACATCAAGATCAAGGGCCTCACCCAAGCAACTCTTGGAGGACCCTTTAACCAACTAATGTATATCAATCAAGACTCATCAAACTCTATGTAAGTGAATTAACTTGAATATATATACACTTGAGATTTGATTTGCCTTCATATTAACAATGAATTCAATTGTAGGCTTAAGCAAACAACTTTGAAGCACCTTTTTGTGATTGCACCAGTCCTTGGAGCTAAAGAGGTCATCATAGGGCTATATCCCCACTAAAAAAGCAATGATTGGAACTTCTAAGCTGGCAAATTTAGTTATTGTTCATCATAGGGCACACACCTAGGTACTTTGGGTTTGCCTAGCCTTGTGTGTTTGTTTATCTAACTAGCCACAAGAGTGACTGTAGCGTCCCCATTAAGACCTTTCTTAACCGTGTCATTAGCGTGTTGCTCGTTTATGACCTGAACGTGTTCTATCCCAAAAACTAACTTAAGTTTAGCTTCGTATCGAGTCATGTCGTGTTAATTGCTATCTTTTCAAAATAAGTCAAGCTAATCTCGTTTAATATTCTAATATGGCAACTTTTTCAAACTTGATTTGTTTCGAAAGAGCAAGGCAGTTAAACCTATGTCTATATCTCCTAGTTTGTTCCTATACTGGGTTTTGGTCTTTGTGCACAAGATACTAATCACTACACTTAATAGAAAAATACAAACCATACACATGTTGTGTAAAAACTTGAATCGGACCGAGTTCAATCTTATATAGAAGCTCATTTAAAAAATGAGATCGTGCCACTTTATACGCAAAGCTAATTTACACAACGCGCATTTACATAATAAGTGTTACACACACATATACCGGACCAAGAGATAATCAAACTAAATTTGTATGTAAGACGTAACATCTTGAAATTTGAATATGAACCATGCATGATAATATgacaccccccccccacacacacaccccATGGGAGATCCGGTACGGATAAGTTCGTGCGAATTGTATGAAGCTAAAGAAAACAcccggtgacatttttgtaaatagtacAATTCCGTTACAATGTGTAATTATTAAAACTTTACAACAATTGAAGTAGAGTAATAATATTACACTAGTTAAAGATCGTAAAGTAATAAAATAACCCTACTTTAATTTTCTTGTAGTGTAatactatttacaaaaatgtcactgTGTTTTTTTTTACTTCGCTTAACACAAATTACCTATTAATAATATGAAGTGAGTCAAGCTTAAGCTTAAAACTTTACTCTCTACAAGGGCTAGCTTAGGCATTACACACGTGGCCCTAAATGAGTCAAGCTTAAACTCAAACTCTCTTAAGTTAAACAAGCTGATTTCGGGGTTATCTAGCTTGGGCTTTGTTGCGGACATTATTTACTGTTAGACCATAATATCAGCCGATATTATGGGCATCCTTTTGACAGCTTTGTGATTGATTGACAGCCTTGCTATATCCCTGATTATTAGCCCTGTATAGTTTCCGTAGATATCTACTTTTCTATATTATAAATAGGCTCTTGTATCCTTTGTAAAAGTCAAGCAAATAGACAATACACATTCTTACAGCTTTGTGATTTTACTCAATACACATGGGTTTACCCATTGAAATTTAAATCTGAAACTTTTACCAAATTTACTCATTTCCATCAGTTCGTCAAAACACAATTCCACTTACCTATCAAATCTTTTCAATGCGATATGGGGGGAGAATTTGACAACCACAATTTTAAAAACTTCACAACACAAAACGGCATTCAACTACGGTTTTCATGCCCACACACGTCCCAACAAAATGGGAAATCCGAGCGCATGATTCGTCGCTTAAACGAAATCATGTTCACCCTTATCTCCCATTATTTTCACACAACCAACACCAACCCCAACCCCAACCAGCCCAAGCTCTAACCTACCACCCACTCCCAACAGCCCACCATCACAAATGCCAAATACCCATGGCCCAAATCCTCACACTACTCACCACAGTCCATCCCCCATTTTCCACCCCATCTCCGGCTCTCCATCGATACTTGGGCCGCATCCCTCCTCCAACCAGTATCAACAAAACCCACGTAATTCCCCCCAGCATTCACCTCATCACGACtcaccacccccacccccacccccccaaacCAACTCTACCCACCCCATGCAAACCCGATCTCAATCGGGCATTTTCAAACCGCGACACCCGATGTCTCTTAATACCGAAACCTCTCCCAGCATCTCTCCTTTACCTAAATCACACCTCACCGCCCTTAACGACCCTAACTGGAAAATTGCCATGACTAATGAATATGAAGCCCTATTGGCAAATAATACATGGGAACTGGTACCACGACCTAGTGATGCACCTGTGATCCGTTGCATGTGGTTGTTCAAACACAAATATCATGCCGATGGGACCCTCGAACGGCACAAAGCCCGACTAGTGGTAAATGGT
This genomic stretch from Helianthus annuus cultivar XRQ/B chromosome 8, HanXRQr2.0-SUNRISE, whole genome shotgun sequence harbors:
- the LOC110869436 gene encoding uncharacterized protein LOC110869436 encodes the protein MIAKRKNTRGRGGGCSSYQGRRQDRDDEDQDGSQSRDGQDHGSKQTSQRRTNDRQTGRKDRSQVQCYRCDKFGHFASGCPDRMKKQDEANLIKSDDFDPSLFMMRCDQETVFLNEEWVIPKRFETKPMEKDTWYLNNGASNHMTGNRAYFFELNERVTGKVKFGDGSCIDIRGKGSVLLEGKTGKKRLLTDVYCIPSLQSNIISLGQATEGGCDIHMKRDLLTIHDDTGKLMMKVTRTENRLYKINLKVASPGTQDNMTGIKNFAGRDLQRGELEDDTASTSQNLLKDPSLIKKPKIQSPKKMFMNSKKRLSKGFKPKEVHLMIQESECLLKIAAESMVVRVLLTKGRVMEKGLVEYKVARMFELGRSRKTQLEIKMCSMRIKTKKTC